CCCCACGGGCAACCGTCCCGCCCGGGCTCCCGCCGAGATCTGCGCGCGCAGTTGCTCGTAGGGGGCGGCAGCGCCGGCCGAGCCGTCGATCTTGATCTTCAGGTGCGAGGGAGTCGGGGTCACGCGGCCGATTCTCTCCCATCGCCCGCCTAATTCGCAGGCGTCCCCGCTCTGATCGTCCTAGCGTCGGCGCCATGACCCTCACCATCCGTGACCTGCGCCCGGGCGACCCGGGCGACGCCGAGGCAGTCGCCGCGGTGCGCCGCGCCGCGCTCCCGTTCATGATCGCCAGTGGGGCCGGGGTGGCCCACGAGCTCGCCTCCGCCCACCCCGACAAGCGCTACCGGCTGCTCCTCGCGGAGAACGGGGACGGCCGGGTCGTCGGCACTGCCCAGGTCGGCATCGCGCACGACAGCGCCGAGCCGGGCGCGTCCTTCGTCAACGCGTACGTCCATCCCGACCACCGGGGGCTCGGAGCCGGGACCGCCCTGCTGCACACGGCCGAGGAGCACCTGCTCGCGCGGGGCGCGGTGGAGACGTACGCCTGGGTCGTGGACGAGCCCGGCCACCGGGCCTTCGCCGAGCGGCACGGCTACCGTCCCGGCCGCTCCGCCCACTTCCTGCGGCTGGACCTCACCACCGCCGTCCTTCCCCCGTACCCGGCCGAGCTGCCGCCTGGGGTGGAGCTGCGCACCGGTTCCGCCTTCGTCGACGAT
This region of Streptomyces sp. NBC_00513 genomic DNA includes:
- a CDS encoding GNAT family N-acetyltransferase is translated as MTLTIRDLRPGDPGDAEAVAAVRRAALPFMIASGAGVAHELASAHPDKRYRLLLAENGDGRVVGTAQVGIAHDSAEPGASFVNAYVHPDHRGLGAGTALLHTAEEHLLARGAVETYAWVVDEPGHRAFAERHGYRPGRSAHFLRLDLTTAVLPPYPAELPPGVELRTGSAFVDDPRPLYEADAAVSRDEPGDLPVELDDYEDWLSSVWHEPTLDKELTTVVLVDGEPVAFTAARTDGTGRYASGMTGTLAAHRGRGLAKLAKIDSLRRAVAAGCTEAFTGNDAGNAPMLAINSWFGYEIRATETRFTKRLEPTAR